One genomic segment of Catalinimonas alkaloidigena includes these proteins:
- a CDS encoding IS4 family transposase, which yields MKKKGGKQMEESWGMQEFMGSAVEDKREAKSLSLMADRLLANPELSFSSAVGENFRKSAWRIFSKQEVDVSYGHYRQTSKRCADQDVVLVSQDTTDLNYASHVATEGLGDLGGSHVNPGLCLHTAMALSEQGTALGLVGQKLWPPQSTGRTKQVQFYPLEEKESYRWVEALQWVDQHLAKAKKVIVISDRESDFYEYMAARRSKHVELLFRAHHLNRKVHYEQEKMLLKEVVFPNTTKVEVYLPRTSKRKERNAKLQVSWGKITCPVPTYKKGEDIDLWVVVAQETHTPAGEEPRSEPPLLWYLLTTINIEDQAAALLMIDYYRKRWVIERWHMVLKSGMQIEKLQFDTFTRLSHAIAMLCIVAWQLIWLKHLAAESAQLAAEKIFEPLQIEVLEKHSGRKELSVQQALIIIAALAGFTPTKKQPFPGEKTMWRGWAIFSQLCHGYLLASQINYETG from the coding sequence TTGAAAAAAAAGGGAGGTAAACAGATGGAAGAGAGTTGGGGCATGCAAGAGTTTATGGGAAGTGCAGTAGAAGATAAACGCGAGGCAAAGAGTTTGTCACTGATGGCTGATCGTCTTTTAGCTAACCCTGAGCTTTCCTTTAGTAGTGCAGTAGGAGAGAATTTCCGTAAATCAGCCTGGCGGATATTTTCCAAACAGGAAGTAGACGTCAGCTACGGCCACTATAGGCAAACGAGCAAGCGCTGTGCCGACCAGGATGTGGTTTTGGTGAGTCAGGATACAACAGACTTGAATTATGCCAGTCATGTCGCTACTGAAGGTCTGGGCGACTTAGGCGGCAGTCATGTAAATCCAGGGCTTTGCCTGCATACGGCCATGGCTCTGAGTGAGCAGGGAACGGCTTTGGGCCTGGTAGGACAAAAGCTGTGGCCTCCCCAATCCACAGGACGTACAAAGCAGGTGCAGTTTTATCCTTTAGAAGAAAAAGAAAGTTATCGGTGGGTAGAAGCCCTACAGTGGGTGGATCAGCATTTAGCTAAAGCCAAGAAGGTGATCGTAATCTCCGACAGAGAATCTGATTTTTATGAGTACATGGCTGCTCGCCGCTCCAAACATGTAGAATTACTCTTCAGGGCACATCATCTCAACCGAAAGGTGCATTATGAGCAAGAAAAGATGCTTCTTAAAGAAGTGGTTTTTCCCAATACTACTAAAGTAGAAGTTTACCTGCCCAGGACCAGCAAGAGAAAAGAGCGTAATGCTAAGCTGCAGGTAAGCTGGGGTAAGATCACATGCCCTGTCCCTACTTATAAAAAAGGAGAAGATATTGACTTATGGGTGGTAGTAGCTCAAGAAACACATACTCCGGCAGGAGAAGAACCGCGCAGCGAACCGCCTCTGCTATGGTATTTACTCACTACCATCAATATAGAAGATCAAGCTGCTGCTTTGCTGATGATAGATTATTACCGGAAACGATGGGTGATTGAACGCTGGCATATGGTGCTGAAGAGTGGTATGCAGATAGAAAAGCTACAGTTTGATACTTTCACACGACTATCTCATGCCATTGCTATGCTCTGTATTGTAGCCTGGCAATTGATCTGGCTTAAGCATCTGGCAGCAGAAAGTGCCCAATTAGCTGCAGAGAAAATATTTGAACCGCTACAAATAGAAGTCTTAGAAAAGCATAGTGGCAGAAAAGAACTCAGTGTACAGCAGGCATTGATCATCATCGCTGCCCTGGCCGGGTTTACGCCTACTAAAAAGCAGCCCTTCCCTGGAGAAAAAACCATGTGGAGAGGGTGGGCCATCTTCTCTCAACTCTGCCATG